From Streptomyces yatensis, one genomic window encodes:
- a CDS encoding superoxide dismutase family protein: MSLVKAVTAAVAMGASMAIATPAAAAPPHPFVFVHDKFQPASQAKTADAVTYDKSLVPTSATVFIAELRVGGEGMKHHEGGEGQGHRMMHKGTFVFLSVRGLAAHHHYGIHVHTKPCGTTPDSSGPHYQNKKDPKQPSTNPKYANPHNEVWLDVTTNGAGKGWAKSWEKWQFRPGEARSVVIHKHATGTTQGKAGQAGARVACVNVPFK, translated from the coding sequence ATGTCCCTGGTGAAGGCAGTCACCGCGGCGGTCGCGATGGGCGCTTCGATGGCCATAGCGACCCCCGCGGCCGCCGCGCCGCCGCACCCCTTCGTCTTCGTGCACGACAAGTTCCAGCCCGCGTCGCAGGCGAAGACCGCCGATGCGGTGACCTACGACAAGTCGCTGGTGCCGACGTCGGCCACGGTGTTCATCGCCGAGCTGCGCGTGGGCGGCGAGGGCATGAAGCACCATGAGGGCGGAGAAGGCCAAGGCCACCGCATGATGCACAAGGGCACGTTCGTGTTCCTCAGCGTGCGCGGCCTCGCGGCCCACCACCACTACGGGATCCATGTCCATACGAAGCCGTGCGGCACCACGCCCGACTCCTCGGGGCCGCACTACCAGAACAAGAAGGATCCCAAGCAGCCCTCGACCAATCCGAAGTACGCCAACCCGCACAACGAGGTCTGGCTGGATGTCACCACCAACGGAGCCGGTAAGGGCTGGGCCAAATCCTGGGAGAAGTGGCAGTTCAGGCCCGGGGAGGCCCGTTCCGTGGTGATCCACAAGCATGCGACGGGCACCACGCAGGGCAAGGCCGGCCAGGCCGGAGCCCGGGTGGCGTGCGTCAACGTGCCGTTCAAGTAG
- a CDS encoding helix-turn-helix transcriptional regulator, which yields MEPPSENHTGDPTDNRSDIRDFLISRRAKLAPERVGLPTGRRRRVPGLRREEVAALAGVSTEWYTRLEKGHIGGVSEDVLEAVARALLLDEDERTYLLDLARAARPARRRSHRRKDVTIPSPVQWMVDSMTMAPAFVRSGRLDIIASNALCRALYSPMFDSDTTGDRGCANFPRYFFLDPGSSDFFVDWEEGARATVAVLRAEAGREPHDRALRELIGELSTLSSDFRTMWASHDVRIHHEGVKRLNHPEVGRLEMTFRSLELPLPQRAVHDLIIYAAEPGTASEDRLKLLASWTAPQTSPTEPIRPPR from the coding sequence ATGGAGCCTCCGTCCGAAAACCACACCGGTGATCCCACCGACAACCGTTCGGACATCCGCGACTTCCTCATCAGCCGACGCGCCAAGCTCGCCCCGGAGCGGGTCGGACTGCCCACCGGCCGACGCCGCCGGGTTCCGGGACTACGGCGCGAGGAGGTCGCGGCCCTCGCCGGCGTGAGCACCGAGTGGTACACACGGCTGGAGAAGGGCCACATCGGCGGTGTCTCCGAGGACGTGCTGGAAGCGGTCGCCCGGGCATTGCTCCTCGACGAGGACGAGCGCACCTACCTGCTCGATCTGGCCAGAGCGGCTCGCCCCGCTCGCCGCAGGTCGCACCGCCGCAAGGACGTCACGATCCCGTCCCCCGTCCAATGGATGGTGGACTCCATGACCATGGCTCCCGCCTTCGTACGCAGCGGCCGTTTGGACATCATCGCGAGCAACGCGCTGTGCAGGGCCCTGTATTCACCGATGTTCGACAGCGACACCACCGGCGACCGGGGCTGCGCCAACTTTCCCCGTTACTTCTTCCTCGACCCCGGCTCCTCCGACTTCTTCGTCGACTGGGAGGAAGGCGCGAGGGCCACGGTCGCCGTGCTCCGCGCCGAAGCCGGACGTGAACCCCACGACCGGGCCCTGCGCGAACTCATTGGCGAACTGTCCACGCTGAGCTCCGACTTCCGCACCATGTGGGCCAGTCACGACGTCCGGATCCATCACGAAGGCGTCAAGCGGCTGAACCATCCCGAAGTCGGCCGTCTGGAGATGACCTTCCGCTCCCTGGAACTGCCCCTGCCTCAACGGGCCGTCCACGACCTGATCATCTACGCGGCCGAGCCCGGCACCGCCTCGGAGGACCGCCTCAAACTCCTCGCCAGTTGGACAGCACCGCAGACCTCACCTACGGAACCGATCCGCCCGCCCCGCTGA
- a CDS encoding histidine kinase, with the protein MSASDDPPASGPASEREPGPRVVLRHDVSLQWAVTLLIIAIAVTTVRPVGVSGRGLAVAALLVVNSVALLARHLPPDFPRRAALVWLTAGVVACAGLLEVCDKGSGYLFAYFLVGHAGYRLPLKPALAVAALSSLLCGAVFYFYVGPDHQVMTWTFGLSTGVPVVAGILGRSKQQAVEARLQAAESAERAARAEVRTAVLTERGRIARDVHDVLAHSLAGINMHLELADALMDTGDLEKVRAAHNKAQSLVKESLKQAQWTVHALREDSLPLLESLTAMIESSGHREVLTVTGAVRELPAQVTQNVLRIVQEALTNAARHAPGAEIAVELTFDAASTSLAVRNGPATGEATAGVGSGMGLIGMRERVALLGGTLTAGPLTEGPDRGGWQVEAVIRG; encoded by the coding sequence GTGTCCGCTTCCGACGATCCCCCAGCCTCCGGGCCGGCTTCCGAACGGGAGCCCGGCCCTCGGGTCGTGCTCCGGCACGACGTCTCTCTCCAGTGGGCCGTCACCCTGCTGATCATCGCCATCGCGGTCACCACCGTCCGGCCGGTGGGCGTCAGCGGCCGCGGCCTGGCCGTGGCTGCCCTGCTGGTGGTCAACTCCGTCGCCCTGCTGGCCAGACACCTGCCGCCCGACTTCCCACGCCGGGCCGCGCTGGTCTGGCTGACCGCCGGTGTCGTGGCGTGCGCCGGCCTGCTCGAGGTGTGCGACAAGGGCTCCGGTTACCTCTTCGCCTACTTCCTCGTCGGCCACGCCGGCTACCGCCTCCCCCTCAAGCCGGCCCTGGCGGTCGCGGCCCTGTCCAGCCTGCTGTGCGGCGCTGTCTTCTATTTCTACGTCGGCCCCGATCACCAGGTGATGACGTGGACCTTCGGTCTCAGCACGGGTGTCCCGGTGGTGGCCGGAATCCTGGGCCGCAGCAAGCAACAGGCAGTGGAGGCCAGGCTCCAGGCCGCCGAGTCCGCCGAGCGGGCCGCGCGGGCCGAGGTGCGAACGGCCGTGCTCACCGAACGCGGCCGCATCGCCCGCGACGTCCACGATGTGCTGGCGCACTCGCTGGCCGGGATCAACATGCACCTGGAGCTGGCGGACGCCTTGATGGACACCGGCGACCTGGAGAAGGTCCGCGCGGCGCACAACAAGGCGCAGAGCCTGGTCAAGGAGAGCCTGAAGCAGGCCCAGTGGACCGTGCACGCGTTGCGCGAGGACTCCCTTCCGCTGCTCGAGAGCCTGACCGCCATGATCGAGTCGTCCGGCCACCGCGAGGTGCTCACCGTCACCGGGGCCGTCCGAGAGCTGCCGGCACAGGTCACCCAGAACGTGCTGCGCATCGTGCAGGAGGCGCTGACCAACGCGGCCCGGCACGCCCCCGGGGCCGAGATCGCGGTGGAGCTGACGTTCGACGCCGCCTCGACCAGCCTCGCCGTCCGCAACGGGCCCGCGACCGGTGAGGCCACCGCGGGTGTCGGCAGCGGCATGGGGCTGATAGGAATGCGCGAACGCGTCGCCCTGCTGGGCGGCACCCTCACCGCGGGTCCGCTCACCGAGGGACCGGACCGGGGCGGCTGGCAGGTGGAGGCAGTGATCCGAGGATGA
- a CDS encoding GNAT family N-acetyltransferase — translation MTGLGPVAWPPVPIRTERLVLRESEARDRAAFIELFASPQVRTHLGGPRSREELEAAVPEVPGRRPGRFVVDLDGAMIGMITLDRRDAERPGHLRPDAGEAELGYVFLPETWGCGYAAEGCAAALGWFAGALPGEPVVLCTQTANDRSMRLAAKLGFTEVERFEEYGAEQWFGVWSAVTPSG, via the coding sequence ATGACTGGACTCGGACCCGTCGCCTGGCCACCTGTCCCGATAAGGACCGAACGGCTCGTCCTCCGGGAGTCCGAGGCGCGGGACCGGGCCGCGTTCATCGAGCTGTTCGCGTCGCCGCAGGTGCGCACCCATCTGGGTGGCCCTCGATCGCGTGAGGAACTCGAAGCCGCGGTGCCCGAGGTGCCCGGGCGGCGCCCTGGCCGGTTCGTGGTCGATCTCGACGGGGCGATGATCGGCATGATCACGCTCGATCGGCGCGATGCGGAGCGTCCGGGGCACCTCCGTCCGGATGCCGGGGAGGCCGAACTCGGTTATGTGTTCCTGCCGGAGACGTGGGGGTGCGGGTACGCCGCCGAGGGGTGCGCGGCGGCGCTCGGCTGGTTCGCCGGCGCGCTTCCCGGGGAGCCGGTGGTGCTCTGCACCCAGACTGCCAACGACCGCTCGATGCGCCTCGCGGCGAAGCTGGGGTTCACCGAGGTGGAGCGGTTCGAGGAGTACGGCGCCGAGCAGTGGTTCGGGGTGTGGTCCGCGGTCACGCCGTCCGGTTGA
- a CDS encoding HD domain-containing protein, which yields MSEMYGPHGAAADRRRLFDFIALTARLRDIERANKATPERKESVAEHSWHLAMVSWILHGEFEREAGQRLDLTKMLKLCLMHDLVEMDAVERGAGGGEPARFASLPAPLGTELLALWREYEEGRTPEACLVRGVDRLNPTLMRCLTGQGWGDMATDSHAPVDAEALDRLHLPRVAVSETLRALYEEIRNASVEGGLLPP from the coding sequence ATGAGCGAGATGTACGGTCCGCACGGCGCGGCGGCCGATCGGCGAAGACTCTTCGACTTCATAGCCCTGACCGCCCGCCTTCGTGACATCGAGCGCGCCAACAAGGCCACCCCGGAGCGCAAGGAAAGCGTCGCGGAGCACTCCTGGCATCTGGCGATGGTGAGCTGGATACTGCACGGCGAGTTCGAACGCGAGGCCGGGCAGCGGCTCGACCTCACCAAGATGCTCAAGCTGTGCCTGATGCACGACCTCGTCGAGATGGACGCGGTGGAGCGGGGCGCCGGGGGCGGTGAGCCCGCGCGCTTCGCCTCGCTGCCCGCGCCGCTCGGCACCGAACTGCTGGCGCTGTGGCGGGAGTACGAGGAGGGCCGTACGCCCGAGGCGTGTCTGGTGCGCGGGGTGGACCGGCTCAACCCCACCCTGATGCGCTGTCTGACCGGCCAGGGCTGGGGCGATATGGCCACCGACAGCCACGCTCCCGTGGACGCCGAGGCGCTGGACCGGCTGCATCTGCCACGGGTCGCCGTGAGCGAGACGCTGCGCGCGCTGTACGAGGAGATCAGGAACGCCTCGGTGGAGGGCGGGCTGCTGCCACCCTGA
- a CDS encoding bifunctional glycosyltransferase 87/phosphatase PAP2 family protein produces MGLVALWLLAGVLAVRQAAAVLRLPPDERLTDLETWIGEEGVLHVRGSLYDGDSFTGTPFSGLVLKPLTRAAEQSLGVAWTFGTLLLVVVLGLVVARALPGPVSRRTALIAAPLAISLLVLSLPVRNTFTLGQTSIIPVLLVVLTVLPRTSGRQAGVLIGVAAALQPALLLFAVVLWLIGRRRAAALAGATFAGCTALAWAAMPHDSWTYWGHHIGGAGLGAPADSLANQSLHGLLLRIGLEGPGELALLAVLAVAVAVIGLRRAVHYAKDGQLLLAAAITGSVALAVSPTSWQHQQLWILLAVVGRVGRRGSDRLVWPVLVVLVMSLSRTALLPDIEILGHIGYNAPLLAALAAACVVPFHSRTSPRWDDPEPTPVAEPARSRYAWVPLLRFLKRPLSRPNLMLELMLIRVGYFAYSWIRAHAPDERSVAEGHGDQVLTLEGWLHIDIEHWFNAIVADTSWLKDFMNWYYSTFHFLIPLSLLAWLYLRRPATYRWARTPLAFATMLALVGFWLYPLAPPRLMGLGYVDTAHGPQDLNNPDFGALTKLSNQYAAMPSLHVGWSLWCGVVIAIVAPYVWAKVLGILYPLLTTAVIVGTANHYVLDAIGGAAIVSAGFGLQYVLLGVGKRPREEAPPLSAAMGAAMARARGLVPGLVRQRGGGHDDVEPAGAESAGKDRSDAADGPPKGGQARVERHDQRV; encoded by the coding sequence ATGGGGCTCGTCGCCCTGTGGCTCCTGGCCGGCGTGCTGGCGGTCCGTCAGGCGGCGGCGGTGCTGCGGCTGCCCCCCGACGAGCGGCTGACCGACCTGGAGACCTGGATCGGCGAAGAGGGTGTGCTGCATGTCAGGGGGTCGCTGTACGACGGGGACTCCTTCACCGGCACCCCGTTCTCCGGGCTCGTCCTCAAGCCGCTGACCCGGGCCGCCGAGCAGAGCCTCGGCGTCGCCTGGACCTTCGGCACCCTGCTGCTGGTCGTGGTCCTCGGGCTGGTCGTGGCCCGGGCGCTGCCCGGTCCGGTCTCCCGCCGCACCGCGCTGATCGCCGCGCCGCTGGCCATCAGCCTGCTGGTGCTCTCGCTTCCGGTGCGCAACACCTTCACCCTCGGCCAGACCAGCATCATCCCGGTGCTGCTGGTCGTCCTCACCGTGCTGCCCAGAACCTCCGGGCGGCAGGCCGGTGTGCTCATCGGGGTGGCCGCGGCGCTGCAGCCCGCGCTGCTGCTGTTCGCCGTCGTGCTGTGGCTCATCGGCCGGCGCCGGGCCGCGGCGCTCGCGGGCGCCACGTTCGCCGGGTGCACCGCGCTCGCCTGGGCGGCCATGCCGCACGACTCGTGGACGTACTGGGGCCACCACATCGGCGGCGCCGGGCTCGGCGCGCCCGCCGACAGCCTGGCCAACCAGTCGCTGCACGGGCTGCTGCTGCGCATCGGTCTCGAGGGCCCGGGCGAGCTGGCGCTGCTGGCCGTGCTCGCGGTCGCCGTCGCCGTGATCGGCCTGCGGCGCGCCGTGCACTACGCGAAGGACGGGCAGCTGCTGCTCGCCGCCGCCATCACCGGCAGCGTCGCGCTCGCGGTCTCGCCCACCTCCTGGCAGCACCAGCAGCTGTGGATCCTGCTGGCCGTGGTCGGCCGGGTGGGGCGGCGCGGCTCCGACCGGCTGGTGTGGCCGGTGCTGGTGGTGCTGGTGATGTCGCTCAGCCGTACCGCGCTGCTGCCCGACATCGAGATTCTCGGACATATCGGCTACAATGCGCCGCTTCTCGCCGCGCTCGCCGCCGCCTGTGTGGTGCCGTTCCACTCCCGCACCTCGCCGCGATGGGACGACCCCGAGCCGACGCCGGTCGCCGAGCCGGCCAGGAGCCGCTACGCCTGGGTGCCGCTGCTGCGCTTCCTCAAGCGGCCGCTGTCCCGCCCGAACCTGATGCTCGAGCTGATGCTGATCCGCGTCGGCTACTTCGCCTACTCCTGGATCCGCGCCCACGCCCCGGACGAGCGCAGCGTGGCCGAGGGCCACGGCGACCAGGTGCTCACCCTCGAGGGCTGGCTGCACATCGACATCGAGCACTGGTTCAACGCCATCGTGGCGGACACCTCATGGCTCAAAGACTTCATGAACTGGTACTACAGCACCTTCCACTTCCTGATCCCGCTGTCCCTGCTGGCCTGGCTGTATCTGCGCCGCCCGGCGACCTACCGCTGGGCCCGTACGCCGCTGGCCTTCGCCACGATGCTCGCCCTGGTCGGCTTCTGGCTCTACCCGCTGGCCCCGCCGCGGCTGATGGGGCTCGGGTACGTGGACACCGCGCACGGCCCGCAGGATCTGAACAACCCGGACTTCGGCGCCCTCACCAAGCTGTCCAACCAGTACGCGGCCATGCCCTCGCTGCATGTGGGGTGGTCGCTGTGGTGCGGGGTGGTCATCGCGATCGTGGCGCCGTACGTATGGGCGAAGGTGCTCGGCATCCTGTACCCGCTGCTGACGACGGCGGTCATCGTGGGCACCGCCAACCACTATGTGCTGGACGCGATCGGCGGCGCGGCCATCGTCTCGGCCGGGTTCGGGCTGCAGTACGTGCTGCTCGGCGTGGGCAAGCGCCCGCGCGAGGAGGCGCCACCGCTGTCGGCGGCGATGGGCGCCGCGATGGCCCGGGCCAGGGGGCTGGTGCCGGGGCTGGTGCGGCAGCGCGGCGGTGGGCACGACGACGTGGAGCCGGCCGGCGCCGAGTCCGCCGGGAAGGATCGGTCCGACGCCGCGGACGGGCCCCCGAAAGGGGGACAGGCTCGCGTTGAGCGCCATGACCAGCGGGTCTAG
- a CDS encoding helix-turn-helix domain-containing protein — MHAHFFSHRFHPHSHDAYSFAVTEIGAQRFRCRGALRTSGAGMVMVFNPDDPHDGEAAAELGYKYRIVHMGPDVMRNVLADVADSAADRAALPLFDRPVVSDPVLVPALLRLHTALVGGAGPLVRDERLTAAVGALVRRGATGPLRARELPGGSGEQARAARRARALLEEEYLEEIPAARLAEAAGCSRFALYRAFRAAYGMAPSDFQRQLRLRRARGLLVAGRSAAEAAAQAGFADQSHFHRWFVRCFGVTPGTFQRAAGPDSRRTPQPW, encoded by the coding sequence ATGCACGCCCACTTCTTCAGCCATCGCTTCCATCCCCACAGCCATGACGCCTACTCCTTCGCCGTCACCGAGATCGGCGCCCAGCGCTTCCGGTGCCGGGGTGCGCTGCGCACCAGCGGGGCGGGGATGGTGATGGTCTTCAACCCCGACGATCCGCATGACGGGGAGGCGGCCGCCGAGCTCGGCTACAAGTACCGCATCGTCCATATGGGTCCCGATGTGATGCGGAACGTCCTCGCCGATGTGGCCGACAGCGCGGCCGACCGGGCGGCGTTGCCGCTGTTCGACCGGCCGGTGGTCTCCGATCCCGTGCTGGTCCCCGCCCTGCTGCGGCTGCACACCGCGCTGGTCGGCGGCGCCGGTCCGCTGGTGCGGGACGAGCGGCTGACGGCGGCCGTCGGGGCGTTGGTGCGGCGCGGGGCCACCGGGCCGCTGCGCGCCCGGGAGCTGCCGGGCGGGAGCGGCGAGCAGGCGCGGGCCGCGCGGCGGGCCCGGGCGCTGCTGGAGGAGGAGTACCTGGAGGAGATCCCGGCGGCGCGGCTCGCGGAGGCCGCCGGATGCAGCCGCTTCGCGCTCTACCGGGCCTTCCGCGCGGCGTACGGGATGGCGCCGAGCGACTTCCAGCGGCAGCTTCGGCTGCGCCGGGCGCGCGGGCTGCTGGTGGCGGGCCGTAGCGCCGCCGAGGCCGCGGCCCAGGCGGGGTTCGCCGACCAGAGCCATTTCCACCGGTGGTTCGTGCGGTGCTTCGGAGTGACGCCGGGAACATTTCAGCGCGCGGCGGGTCCCGATTCGCGGCGCACCCCGCAGCCCTGGTGA
- a CDS encoding helix-turn-helix domain-containing protein has protein sequence MSCGEFSQRVRDLLRDRDMSVRAVARQLNYDHAYLSRVLSGKQQPSTQFVTALDNLFKTNGELAEIAVRVAPPTVSPEATESPAITDRILTLNEARGTDFVQAIRETSRRLVVLDNELSGVSIAEPAGRAFKVVHRRLGAGDYDPRYERDIQSAAAELAEITGWALFDAERDGAARRFNQEALFLANLSGDRSIALLTLQNMAMHSEWRGRNQEALAIARSVLNRRRLSPRVEAMFRMREAKGLVGTGRTSEAIESLQRARSLIEDGNDVGEPDWSWWLTDREIDGHWGHTLQIAGDVQKAIQRLLQSAQPGHGVGTGYASMSSARLAQCLLDVRAWRDAEDVVSSLVTAAPGISSGRTLRLIGHVAEQRERLNGAPTSLTDTLERLSEKLDEDPFTL, from the coding sequence ATGAGCTGCGGGGAGTTCAGCCAACGAGTTCGCGACCTGCTCCGTGACCGGGACATGAGTGTTCGGGCGGTCGCCCGCCAACTGAACTACGACCACGCCTATCTGTCCCGCGTGCTCTCCGGGAAACAGCAGCCGTCCACGCAATTCGTCACGGCACTGGACAATCTGTTCAAGACGAACGGGGAACTGGCCGAAATCGCGGTACGAGTAGCACCGCCGACCGTTTCACCGGAAGCTACTGAATCTCCGGCCATCACTGATCGGATACTGACACTCAACGAGGCACGCGGAACCGACTTCGTCCAGGCCATCCGGGAGACTTCCCGTCGGCTGGTCGTCCTGGACAACGAACTCAGCGGAGTATCCATCGCCGAGCCCGCAGGCCGAGCATTCAAGGTCGTGCATCGGCGGCTCGGGGCCGGAGACTACGACCCCCGGTACGAGCGCGACATTCAGTCGGCCGCCGCAGAACTCGCCGAAATAACCGGCTGGGCTCTGTTTGACGCGGAAAGAGACGGCGCCGCCCGGCGCTTCAACCAAGAGGCGCTGTTCCTCGCGAATCTCTCGGGGGACCGCTCCATCGCACTGCTGACACTGCAGAACATGGCGATGCACAGTGAATGGCGCGGACGGAACCAAGAGGCGCTGGCCATTGCCCGGTCGGTGCTCAACCGAAGGCGGCTCTCCCCGCGCGTCGAGGCGATGTTCCGCATGCGTGAAGCGAAGGGATTGGTCGGCACGGGACGTACGTCGGAGGCCATCGAGTCGCTTCAACGCGCCCGGTCGCTCATCGAGGACGGTAACGACGTCGGCGAACCGGACTGGTCATGGTGGTTGACCGACAGGGAGATTGACGGCCACTGGGGTCACACACTGCAGATCGCAGGTGACGTACAGAAAGCCATCCAGCGGCTACTGCAATCCGCACAACCAGGGCATGGCGTCGGGACCGGCTACGCAAGTATGTCATCCGCACGGCTCGCACAATGCCTGCTGGACGTCCGTGCCTGGCGCGACGCGGAAGACGTCGTCAGCTCCCTGGTCACCGCCGCACCCGGCATCTCCTCGGGGCGGACCCTCCGCCTCATCGGTCATGTCGCCGAGCAGCGCGAAAGGCTGAACGGCGCACCGACAAGCCTTACGGACACTCTTGAGCGCTTGTCAGAAAAGCTCGACGAGGATCCATTCACGCTGTAA
- a CDS encoding antibiotic biosynthesis monooxygenase family protein — MSVVKINVLTVPEEQREVLEKRFASRAGAVEGSDGFEWFELLRPVEGTDQYLVYTRWRSEEDFQAWMEGPMKAAHQRGGEDAPQQKPAAAGSTLWSFEVVQQAAPKQG, encoded by the coding sequence ATGAGCGTAGTCAAGATCAATGTGCTGACCGTGCCGGAGGAACAGCGCGAGGTGCTGGAGAAGCGCTTCGCGTCGCGCGCCGGGGCCGTGGAGGGCTCCGACGGTTTCGAGTGGTTCGAGCTGCTGCGCCCGGTCGAGGGGACCGACCAGTACCTCGTCTATACGCGCTGGCGCAGCGAGGAGGACTTCCAGGCGTGGATGGAGGGCCCCATGAAGGCGGCCCACCAGCGCGGCGGCGAGGACGCCCCCCAGCAGAAGCCCGCCGCGGCCGGCTCCACCCTGTGGTCCTTCGAGGTCGTCCAGCAGGCCGCGCCCAAACAGGGCTGA
- a CDS encoding DUF2000 domain-containing protein, translating into MRFDTKIAVIVRTDLADWQKLNVTAFLSSGLAHATDEIVGKPYEDASGNGYLPMFREPVLVYAADAPALTRTHARALSRDLPTALYTEELFGTNNEDDNRAAVRAVDALNLVGLAVYGPRGQVDKVTKGLKLHG; encoded by the coding sequence ATGCGTTTCGACACCAAGATCGCCGTCATCGTCCGTACCGACCTCGCCGACTGGCAGAAGCTGAACGTGACCGCGTTCCTCTCCAGCGGCCTGGCGCACGCCACGGACGAGATCGTCGGCAAGCCGTACGAGGACGCCTCGGGCAATGGCTACCTCCCGATGTTCCGCGAGCCGGTCCTCGTCTACGCCGCCGACGCCCCCGCCCTCACCCGCACCCACGCCCGCGCCCTCTCCCGCGACCTGCCGACGGCCCTCTACACGGAGGAGCTCTTCGGCACCAACAACGAGGACGACAACCGCGCGGCGGTCCGCGCCGTCGACGCGCTGAACCTGGTCGGCCTCGCCGTCTACGGGCCGCGCGGCCAGGTGGACAAGGTGACCAAGGGCCTGAAGCTGCACGGCTGA
- a CDS encoding response regulator, with amino-acid sequence MIVADDQATVREPLAAVLDMTEDIDVVAAAADGTEVLAAVAATPVDVVLMDLRMPVMDGTEATRRLSEEHPGTAVVVLTTFADDDSILAALSAGARGYLTKNAGRQDIVRAIRAAAAGQSVLDHEVQNRLLATVRTRPQADTQPLPPDLTRREREVLTLIGQGLPNRAIAEKLFISEATVKTHINNLFAKAGIQDRADAVRRAIAAGLA; translated from the coding sequence GTGATCGTCGCCGACGACCAGGCCACCGTCCGCGAGCCCTTGGCCGCGGTGCTCGACATGACCGAGGACATCGACGTCGTGGCCGCCGCCGCGGACGGTACCGAGGTGCTCGCCGCCGTGGCCGCCACACCGGTCGACGTCGTCCTGATGGACCTGCGCATGCCTGTCATGGACGGCACCGAGGCCACCCGCCGGCTGAGCGAGGAACACCCGGGAACGGCCGTGGTCGTGCTGACCACCTTCGCCGACGACGACTCGATCCTGGCCGCCCTGAGCGCCGGCGCCCGCGGCTATCTGACGAAGAACGCGGGGCGCCAGGACATCGTCCGCGCGATCCGGGCCGCCGCCGCGGGACAGTCCGTACTCGACCACGAGGTGCAGAACCGCCTCCTGGCCACCGTCCGCACGCGCCCGCAGGCCGACACGCAGCCGCTCCCCCCGGACCTCACCCGCCGCGAACGCGAGGTGCTGACCCTCATCGGCCAGGGCCTGCCCAACCGGGCCATCGCCGAGAAACTCTTCATCAGCGAGGCCACGGTCAAGACCCACATCAACAACCTGTTCGCCAAAGCCGGCATCCAGGACCGCGCCGACGCCGTCCGCCGCGCCATCGCGGCCGGCCTGGCCTGA
- a CDS encoding SDR family oxidoreductase produces MASKTVLITGATSGIGAHTARLLLDRGHRVAVTGRNESKLKTFLDEAGHPDRLLGLVADAADWQATESVVTRTVERFGALDAAVANAGFMSGDSIGAGDPTLWPPMVLTNVLGPALLAHATLPHLEATGGRLVLIGSVAGLKNSPANLYSATKWATTGLAENLRLHATTRGIGVTLVNPGMIDTPFWQGASVPPFALPPQPIAEAICLALDQPAGIDLNALTIRPMGQPA; encoded by the coding sequence ATGGCCAGCAAGACCGTACTGATCACCGGCGCGACCAGCGGTATCGGCGCCCACACCGCGCGGTTGCTCCTCGACCGCGGCCACCGTGTGGCGGTCACCGGCCGCAACGAGAGCAAACTGAAGACCTTCCTCGACGAGGCCGGCCACCCCGACCGGCTGCTGGGTCTTGTCGCGGACGCGGCGGACTGGCAGGCCACCGAGTCGGTCGTGACCCGCACCGTGGAGCGTTTCGGTGCCCTGGACGCGGCGGTGGCCAACGCCGGATTCATGTCCGGTGACTCCATCGGGGCCGGCGACCCGACACTGTGGCCGCCCATGGTCCTCACCAACGTCCTCGGCCCCGCCCTGCTGGCCCATGCCACCCTGCCCCACCTCGAGGCCACTGGCGGACGGCTGGTGCTCATCGGCAGCGTCGCCGGGCTGAAGAACTCTCCCGCCAATCTCTACTCGGCCACCAAGTGGGCCACCACCGGACTCGCCGAGAACCTGCGCCTGCACGCCACGACCCGCGGCATCGGGGTCACTCTCGTCAACCCCGGCATGATCGACACACCCTTCTGGCAAGGCGCGAGCGTTCCCCCCTTCGCCCTGCCTCCCCAGCCCATCGCCGAGGCCATCTGCCTCGCCCTCGACCAGCCGGCGGGCATCGACCTCAACGCCCTGACCATCCGGCCCATGGGCCAGCCCGCCTGA